One genomic region from Salipiger sp. CCB-MM3 encodes:
- a CDS encoding GNAT family N-acetyltransferase: MSAPAPTLRAARSTDAGQLGAMISDAVAAHPWKPVLHSGAEDIAHAGQMIARGWVTVAEAEDGRLQGFLAREEGYVHALFVTPQAQGSGVGRALLDAAKGAAERLELWTFVANTQARRFYERAGFAVMRRGDGSANDEGLPDLFYVWEAQASPSMEARG; encoded by the coding sequence GTGAGCGCCCCTGCCCCGACCCTGCGCGCGGCCCGCTCCACCGATGCGGGCCAGCTTGGTGCGATGATCTCCGACGCGGTGGCGGCGCATCCGTGGAAGCCGGTGCTGCACAGCGGCGCCGAAGATATCGCCCACGCCGGGCAGATGATCGCGCGCGGCTGGGTCACCGTGGCCGAGGCCGAAGACGGGCGGCTGCAGGGCTTTCTGGCCCGCGAGGAAGGCTATGTGCATGCGCTCTTCGTGACGCCGCAGGCGCAGGGAAGCGGCGTCGGGCGGGCGCTGCTTGATGCGGCGAAAGGGGCCGCCGAACGGCTGGAGCTTTGGACCTTCGTTGCCAACACGCAGGCCCGGCGGTTCTACGAGCGCGCCGGATTTGCGGTCATGCGCCGCGGCGACGGTTCGGCCAATGACGAGGGCCTGCCTGATCTTTTCTACGTATGGGAGGCGCAGGCCTCCCCCAGCATGGAGGCCCGCGGATGA
- the ileS gene encoding isoleucine--tRNA ligase — translation MCADTTTQTPDYKDTLNLPKTEFPMRAGLPKREPEWLERWAKIGIYDRLRDKAEDGARTPFTLHDGPPYANGHLHIGHALNKTIKDMIVRSHQMMGHDARYVPGWDCHGLPIEWKIEEQYRKKGKNKDEVPVIDFRQECRKFAEGWVDIQRDEFKRLGITGNWDDPYLTMAFHAERVIAEEFQKFLMNGTLYQGSKPVMWSPVEKTALAEAEIEYHDHKSHTIWVPFKIVSGGELDGARVVIWTTTPWTIPSNKAVAYHPQIEYGLYEVTGTPEECWCSVGDLYVVADKLAGDVFKAARLEPDMVSRKRSISADELSGMTLAHPLRGVDGAEGFWDYDVPMIDGDHVTDDAGTGFVHTAPSHGADDYECFVKRNWIDRMTHNVGEESEFLPHVPFFAGLRVFDQKGKEGKANNAVIAKLVEAGGIIARGRVTHSYPHSWRSKAPVIFRNTPQWFAAIDRDVQDGQDENGKTIRDRALTCIDQVKWTPQSGRNRLYSMMEARPDWVLSRQRAWGVPLTCFTKKGALPTDEGFLLKDPAVNARICEAFETEGADCWYADGAKERFLGADYNADEWEQVYDVLDVWFDSGSTHAFVLRDRADGTKDGIADVYMEGTDQHRGWFHSSLLQSVGTTGHAPYRNVVTHGFTLDEKGNKMSKSLGNTIVPEEVIKQYGADILRLWVAQTDYTADQRIGPEILKGVADSYRRLRNTMRFMLGALGHFEESDRVDAADMPELERWVLHRLAELDEVVREGYRAYDFQHVFQQVFTFCTVDLSAFYFDIRKDALYCDGDTARRKAARTVMDLLFHRLTTWLAPVLPFTMEDVWLDRFPGEQSSVHLQDFPATPADWRDAALAEKWGKVRLARRAVTAALELQRTEKVIGASLEAAPVVHVEDADMLEALKSVAFEDICITSNVALTADPAPAEAFRMADVPNVGVVFEKAEGEKCQRCWKILPDVGTHSHSSTCARCDEALG, via the coding sequence ATGTGCGCCGACACCACCACCCAGACGCCTGACTACAAGGACACGCTGAACCTTCCGAAGACCGAATTCCCGATGCGCGCGGGCCTGCCCAAGCGCGAGCCGGAATGGCTGGAGCGTTGGGCCAAGATCGGCATCTACGACCGGCTCCGCGACAAGGCCGAGGACGGCGCGCGCACGCCCTTCACGCTGCACGACGGCCCGCCCTATGCCAACGGTCACCTGCACATCGGCCACGCGCTGAACAAGACCATCAAGGACATGATCGTGCGCTCGCACCAGATGATGGGTCATGATGCGCGCTATGTGCCGGGCTGGGACTGTCACGGCCTGCCGATCGAGTGGAAGATCGAAGAGCAGTACCGCAAGAAGGGCAAGAACAAGGACGAGGTTCCGGTCATCGACTTCCGGCAGGAATGCCGCAAGTTCGCCGAAGGCTGGGTCGACATCCAGCGCGACGAGTTCAAGCGCCTTGGCATCACCGGCAACTGGGACGATCCCTATCTGACCATGGCGTTCCACGCCGAGCGGGTGATCGCGGAAGAGTTCCAGAAGTTCCTGATGAACGGCACGCTCTATCAGGGCTCGAAGCCGGTCATGTGGTCGCCGGTCGAAAAGACCGCGCTGGCCGAGGCCGAGATCGAGTACCACGACCACAAGTCGCACACGATCTGGGTGCCGTTCAAAATCGTCTCGGGCGGCGAGCTTGATGGCGCGCGCGTGGTGATCTGGACCACAACCCCCTGGACCATCCCGTCGAACAAGGCCGTCGCCTACCACCCGCAGATCGAATACGGCCTCTACGAGGTCACCGGCACCCCCGAGGAATGCTGGTGCTCGGTCGGCGATCTCTACGTCGTGGCCGACAAGCTGGCTGGCGACGTGTTCAAAGCTGCCCGCCTCGAGCCCGATATGGTCTCGCGCAAGCGCAGCATTTCGGCCGATGAGCTGTCGGGCATGACCCTCGCCCACCCGCTGCGCGGCGTCGACGGCGCCGAGGGCTTCTGGGACTACGACGTGCCGATGATCGACGGCGACCATGTCACCGACGACGCGGGCACCGGCTTTGTGCACACCGCCCCCAGCCACGGTGCCGACGACTATGAGTGCTTCGTCAAGCGCAACTGGATCGACCGGATGACCCACAACGTGGGCGAGGAATCCGAGTTCCTGCCGCATGTGCCGTTCTTTGCCGGGCTGCGCGTGTTCGATCAGAAGGGGAAGGAAGGCAAGGCCAACAACGCCGTGATCGCCAAACTGGTCGAGGCTGGCGGCATCATCGCGCGTGGCCGCGTCACCCACTCCTACCCGCACAGCTGGCGCTCCAAGGCGCCGGTGATCTTCCGCAACACGCCGCAGTGGTTCGCTGCCATCGACCGCGACGTGCAGGACGGGCAGGACGAGAACGGCAAGACCATCCGGGATCGCGCCCTCACCTGCATCGATCAGGTGAAATGGACACCGCAATCGGGCCGCAACCGTCTTTACTCGATGATGGAAGCGCGTCCGGACTGGGTGCTCTCGCGCCAGCGCGCCTGGGGCGTGCCGCTGACCTGCTTCACCAAAAAGGGCGCGCTGCCCACCGACGAGGGCTTCCTGCTGAAGGACCCGGCGGTGAACGCGCGCATCTGCGAGGCCTTCGAGACCGAGGGCGCCGATTGCTGGTACGCCGATGGCGCCAAGGAGCGCTTCCTTGGTGCGGATTACAACGCCGATGAATGGGAGCAGGTCTACGACGTGCTCGACGTGTGGTTCGATAGCGGCTCGACCCATGCCTTCGTGCTGCGCGACCGCGCCGATGGCACCAAGGACGGCATCGCCGACGTCTACATGGAAGGCACCGACCAGCACCGCGGCTGGTTCCACAGCTCGCTGCTGCAGTCGGTCGGCACCACCGGCCACGCGCCCTATCGCAACGTGGTCACCCATGGCTTCACGCTGGACGAGAAGGGCAACAAGATGTCCAAATCGCTCGGCAATACCATCGTGCCCGAAGAGGTGATCAAACAGTATGGCGCCGACATCCTGCGCCTCTGGGTCGCCCAGACCGATTACACCGCCGACCAGCGGATCGGGCCGGAGATCCTCAAGGGTGTGGCCGACAGCTACCGCCGCCTGCGCAACACCATGCGCTTCATGCTCGGCGCGCTTGGCCACTTCGAGGAAAGCGACCGGGTCGACGCCGCCGACATGCCCGAGCTGGAGCGCTGGGTGCTGCACCGTCTGGCCGAGCTCGACGAGGTGGTGCGCGAGGGCTACCGCGCCTATGACTTCCAGCACGTGTTCCAGCAGGTCTTCACCTTCTGCACCGTGGATCTGTCGGCCTTCTACTTCGACATCCGCAAGGACGCGCTTTACTGCGACGGCGACACCGCCCGCCGCAAGGCCGCCCGCACGGTCATGGACCTGCTGTTCCACCGTCTGACCACATGGCTCGCGCCGGTGCTGCCCTTCACCATGGAAGACGTCTGGCTGGACCGCTTCCCGGGCGAGCAAAGCTCGGTGCACCTGCAAGACTTCCCCGCCACCCCGGCGGACTGGCGCGATGCCGCGCTGGCCGAGAAATGGGGCAAGGTGCGCCTTGCTCGCCGCGCGGTCACAGCGGCGCTGGAGCTGCAGCGCACCGAGAAGGTCATCGGCGCCTCGCTCGAAGCGGCCCCGGTGGTGCATGTGGAGGACGCGGACATGCTCGAGGCGCTGAAGTCGGTCGCTTTCGAGGATATCTGCATCACCTCGAACGTCGCGCTAACCGCCGATCCGGCCCCGGCAGAGGCCTTCCGCATGGCCGATGTGCCGAATGTGGGCGTGGTCTTTGAAAAGGCCGAGGGCGAGAAATGCCAGCGCTGCTGGAAGATCCTCCCCGATGTGGGCACGCACAGCCATTCGTCCACCTGCGCGCGCTGCGACGAAGCGCTGGGGTAA
- a CDS encoding low molecular weight protein-tyrosine-phosphatase, with amino-acid sequence MAYRILFVCLGNICRSPSAEGVLRVRAAERGVALEIDSAGTGDWHVGEPPYGPMQRAARTRGYDLSRLRARQVAAEDFHRFDLIIAMDPSNLENLERLRPAQGGAELRLFTDYAPGSGATEVPDPYYTRDFDGTLELIERAAEGLLDALSR; translated from the coding sequence ATGGCTTACCGTATCCTCTTTGTCTGCTTGGGCAATATCTGCCGCTCTCCCTCGGCGGAGGGGGTGCTGCGTGTGAGGGCCGCAGAGCGCGGCGTCGCGCTCGAGATTGACAGCGCCGGCACCGGAGACTGGCATGTGGGCGAGCCGCCCTACGGTCCGATGCAGCGCGCGGCGCGGACCCGCGGCTACGATCTGTCGCGGCTGCGCGCGCGGCAGGTGGCGGCCGAGGATTTCCACCGCTTCGATCTGATCATCGCCATGGACCCGTCGAACCTCGAAAATCTCGAGCGCCTGCGCCCGGCACAGGGTGGGGCCGAGCTGCGCCTCTTCACCGATTACGCGCCGGGCAGTGGTGCCACCGAGGTGCCCGATCCCTACTACACACGCGATTTTGACGGCACGCTCGAGCTCATCGAACGCGCCGCAGAGGGCCTGCTGGACGCGCTTTCGCGCTGA
- the truA gene encoding tRNA pseudouridine(38-40) synthase TruA: MPRYALLVEYDGGPFAGWQRQADQPSVQGAIEAALAKLEKRDHTIAAAGRTDAGVHARGQVAHCDMEKVWDPFRLGEALNFHLKPAPVAIRACAAVADDWHARFSAMERRYLFRVLVRRAPATLEKGQVWRVMNQLSLEAMREGAAHLIGLHDFTTFRSTMCQAASPVKTLDECRIEEIETGAGTEYHFHLRARSFLHNQVRSIVGTLERVGAGSWQPEDVKAALQAADRAACGPVCPPDGLYLMGVGYPDDPFGS; encoded by the coding sequence ATGCCCAGATACGCGCTTTTGGTGGAATATGATGGCGGGCCCTTCGCGGGCTGGCAGCGTCAGGCGGATCAGCCCTCGGTTCAGGGGGCGATCGAAGCCGCCTTGGCGAAACTCGAAAAGCGCGATCATACGATCGCCGCCGCCGGGCGCACCGACGCGGGCGTGCACGCGCGCGGGCAGGTGGCCCATTGCGACATGGAGAAGGTCTGGGATCCGTTCCGTCTTGGAGAGGCGCTGAACTTCCATCTCAAGCCCGCGCCGGTCGCGATCCGCGCCTGCGCCGCGGTCGCGGATGACTGGCACGCGCGCTTCTCGGCCATGGAGCGGCGCTATCTTTTCCGGGTGCTGGTGCGCCGCGCGCCCGCGACGCTGGAGAAGGGGCAGGTCTGGCGGGTGATGAACCAGCTGTCGCTGGAGGCGATGCGCGAGGGCGCGGCGCATCTCATCGGCCTGCATGATTTCACCACCTTCCGCTCGACCATGTGTCAGGCCGCCTCGCCGGTGAAGACGCTGGACGAATGCCGGATCGAAGAGATCGAGACCGGCGCGGGCACCGAATACCACTTCCACCTGCGCGCCCGCAGCTTCCTGCACAATCAGGTGCGCTCGATTGTCGGCACGCTGGAGCGCGTCGGCGCGGGCAGTTGGCAGCCCGAGGATGTGAAGGCGGCGCTGCAGGCCGCCGACCGCGCCGCCTGCGGCCCGGTGTGCCCGCCCGATGGGCTCTATCTGATGGGTGTCGGCTATCCCGACGATCCCTTCGGCAGCTGA
- a CDS encoding aspartate aminotransferase family protein: MIPSVLPTYSRAPLHFVKGEGCWLIEEDGRRFLDMGSGIAVNALGHAHPTLVAALTEQAGNLWHVSNLYEIPQQQALADKLVGATFADTVFFTNSGTESCELAVKMARKYWYEKGQPEKTDIIAFTGSFHGRSSAGIAAAGTEKMVKGFGPILPGFKHLPFGDMEALEAAIDEHTGAILIEPVQGEGGIRPLLDDQLKALRKLCDERGVLLILDEVQCGMGRTGRLFAHEFAGITPDIMMVAKGIGGGFPLGAVLATEEAASGMTAGTHGSTYGGNPLACAVGGAVMDVICAEGFLDEVSRKAGLIRQKLEGLVAAHPDIFEEVRGQGLMIGLKTKVAPGDFVKAGYAQELITVPAADNIVRLLPPLNITEEEIAEAVARLDATAAALEAAA; encoded by the coding sequence ATGATCCCCTCCGTCCTGCCGACCTATTCGCGCGCGCCGCTTCACTTCGTGAAGGGCGAAGGCTGCTGGCTGATCGAGGAGGACGGGCGCCGATTTCTCGACATGGGCAGCGGCATCGCGGTGAACGCTCTGGGCCACGCGCATCCGACGCTGGTGGCCGCGCTCACCGAGCAGGCGGGTAACCTGTGGCACGTGTCGAACCTCTATGAGATCCCGCAGCAGCAGGCGCTGGCCGACAAGCTGGTGGGTGCGACCTTTGCTGACACAGTTTTCTTCACCAACTCGGGCACCGAAAGCTGTGAGCTGGCGGTGAAGATGGCGCGCAAATACTGGTACGAGAAGGGCCAGCCCGAGAAGACCGACATCATCGCCTTCACCGGCTCGTTCCATGGCCGGTCCTCTGCGGGCATCGCCGCCGCGGGCACCGAAAAGATGGTGAAGGGCTTCGGGCCGATCCTGCCGGGCTTCAAACATCTGCCCTTCGGCGACATGGAGGCGCTCGAGGCGGCGATTGACGAGCACACCGGGGCGATCCTGATCGAGCCGGTGCAGGGCGAAGGCGGCATCCGCCCGCTGCTCGATGACCAACTCAAGGCGCTGCGCAAGCTTTGCGACGAGCGCGGCGTGCTGCTGATCCTCGACGAGGTGCAATGCGGCATGGGCCGGACCGGGCGTCTCTTCGCGCATGAATTCGCGGGCATCACCCCCGACATCATGATGGTCGCCAAGGGCATCGGCGGGGGCTTCCCGCTGGGCGCGGTGCTGGCCACCGAAGAGGCGGCCTCGGGCATGACCGCGGGCACCCATGGCTCCACCTATGGCGGCAACCCGCTGGCCTGCGCCGTCGGCGGTGCGGTGATGGACGTGATCTGCGCCGAGGGCTTCCTCGACGAGGTGAGCCGCAAGGCGGGCCTCATCCGGCAAAAGCTGGAAGGCCTCGTCGCGGCCCATCCCGATATCTTCGAGGAAGTGCGCGGACAGGGGCTGATGATCGGCCTCAAGACCAAGGTTGCTCCGGGCGATTTCGTCAAGGCGGGCTATGCGCAGGAGCTGATCACCGTGCCCGCCGCCGACAATATCGTGCGCCTGCTGCCGCCGCTCAACATCACCGAGGAGGAGATCGCCGAGGCGGTTGCCCGTCTGGACGCAACGGCCGCCGCCCTGGAGGCCGCCGCCTGA
- a CDS encoding YcjX family protein, producing the protein MVIGTIADTLSRGVGNVSDTLSETFFEPVIRLGVTGLSRAGKTVFITSLVANLLDRGRMPQLAAEAEARILAAYLQPQPDDTVPRFDYETHLAALTARTPHWPESTRAVSELRLSLKVRPTGMLAGLQGPRTLHLDIVDYPGEWLLDLSLLEQSFEAWTDATLKRLPQRPGAEPFLALIGGVDPNEEFSEPKAKALAASFTEALNIAREAGFSDCTPGRFLLPGEKEGSPALTFAPLPKPEDPARRGLWREMERRFEAYKSQIVKPFFRDHFSRIDRQIVLVDALGAIHAGPQALEDLRRTMAGILGAFRPGPNAWLTQLLRGRRVEKILFAATKADHLHHSQHGRLTAIMEALTREARDRARFAGAETSAMSMAALRATVEQTLPHEGRELDCVRGTLLNPDGSRGRQAAFYPGALPEDPTHLLTPAREGAEQWLGDDYEIMRFAPAPLTLKPGEGPPHIRLDRAAQFLFGDRL; encoded by the coding sequence TTGGTCATCGGAACCATTGCCGACACGCTCAGCCGCGGCGTCGGCAACGTCAGTGACACGCTGTCTGAAACCTTCTTCGAGCCGGTGATCCGCCTCGGCGTCACCGGGCTGTCGCGGGCGGGCAAGACCGTCTTCATCACCTCGCTGGTGGCCAATCTGCTCGACCGCGGGCGCATGCCGCAGCTGGCTGCCGAGGCGGAGGCGCGCATCCTCGCCGCCTATCTGCAGCCCCAGCCCGACGACACGGTGCCGCGCTTCGACTATGAGACCCATCTCGCCGCGCTCACCGCCCGCACGCCGCATTGGCCCGAGAGCACGCGCGCGGTTTCCGAACTTCGGCTGTCGCTGAAGGTGCGGCCCACGGGCATGCTGGCGGGGCTGCAGGGGCCGCGCACCCTGCATCTCGATATCGTCGACTACCCGGGCGAATGGCTGCTTGACCTCTCGCTGCTCGAACAGAGCTTCGAGGCGTGGACCGACGCGACACTCAAACGCCTGCCGCAGCGGCCCGGCGCCGAGCCTTTCCTTGCGCTGATCGGCGGGGTCGATCCCAACGAGGAGTTCTCCGAGCCGAAGGCCAAGGCGCTGGCCGCCTCTTTCACCGAGGCGCTGAACATTGCCCGCGAGGCGGGGTTTTCGGACTGCACGCCAGGGCGCTTCCTGTTGCCCGGCGAGAAGGAAGGCAGCCCGGCGCTGACCTTCGCGCCGCTGCCCAAGCCCGAAGACCCCGCGCGGCGCGGGCTCTGGCGCGAGATGGAGCGGCGATTCGAGGCCTATAAGTCGCAGATCGTTAAACCTTTCTTCCGCGATCACTTCTCGCGCATCGACCGGCAGATCGTGCTGGTGGATGCGCTTGGCGCGATCCACGCCGGGCCGCAGGCGCTGGAGGATCTGCGCCGCACCATGGCCGGGATCCTCGGCGCCTTTCGTCCCGGCCCCAACGCGTGGCTGACGCAATTGCTGCGCGGGCGGCGGGTGGAGAAGATCCTCTTTGCCGCCACCAAGGCCGACCACCTGCACCACAGCCAGCACGGGCGATTGACCGCGATCATGGAGGCGCTGACCCGCGAGGCCCGCGACCGTGCGCGGTTCGCCGGGGCCGAGACCTCGGCGATGTCCATGGCCGCACTGCGTGCCACCGTCGAGCAGACGCTGCCGCATGAGGGGCGCGAGCTTGACTGTGTGCGCGGCACGCTGCTGAACCCCGACGGCTCGCGCGGGCGGCAGGCGGCCTTCTACCCCGGTGCGCTGCCCGAGGATCCGACGCATCTGCTGACCCCCGCGCGCGAAGGGGCCGAGCAATGGCTGGGCGATGACTATGAGATCATGCGCTTCGCCCCGGCCCCGCTCACGCTGAAACCCGGCGAGGGCCCGCCGCATATCCGCCTCGACCGCGCGGCGCAGTTCCTCTTTGGGGACCGGCTGTGA
- the argF gene encoding ornithine carbamoyltransferase: MNHFLDIHKTDPADLRSIIDSAKAIKDSRNGRPKAMADDETPLDGRMVALIFEKPSTRTRVSFDVGVRQMGGQSMVLSGSDMQLGHGETIADTARVLSRFVDMIMIRTFDEAVLTEMAEFATVPVINGLTDRTHPCQIMADILTFEEHRGPIKGKKVVWCGDGNNVCASFLHAAGRFGFDLTFTGPVQLDPEMEFVGLARNEGATVTIERDPFKAVEGADLVVSDTWVSMHDAQSARERRHNMLRPYQVNEKLMEAAGKDALFMHCLPAHRGEEVTSEVMDGPQSVIWDEAENRLHAQKAIMRWCLGG; encoded by the coding sequence ATGAACCATTTTCTCGACATCCATAAAACCGACCCGGCGGACCTGCGGTCGATCATCGACAGCGCCAAAGCCATCAAGGACAGCCGCAACGGTCGCCCCAAGGCCATGGCCGACGACGAAACCCCGCTCGACGGGCGCATGGTGGCACTGATCTTCGAGAAGCCCTCGACCCGGACCCGCGTCTCCTTTGACGTGGGCGTGCGGCAGATGGGCGGGCAGAGCATGGTGCTCTCGGGCAGCGACATGCAGCTGGGTCATGGCGAGACCATCGCCGACACCGCCCGGGTGCTGTCGCGCTTCGTCGACATGATCATGATCCGCACCTTCGACGAGGCGGTGCTGACCGAGATGGCCGAGTTTGCCACCGTGCCGGTGATCAACGGTCTGACCGACCGCACCCATCCGTGCCAGATCATGGCCGATATCCTCACCTTCGAAGAGCACCGCGGCCCGATCAAGGGCAAGAAGGTGGTGTGGTGCGGCGACGGCAACAACGTCTGCGCCTCCTTCCTGCATGCCGCCGGGCGCTTTGGCTTCGATTTGACCTTCACCGGCCCGGTGCAGCTTGATCCCGAGATGGAATTCGTTGGGCTGGCGCGCAACGAAGGCGCCACGGTGACCATCGAGCGCGATCCGTTCAAGGCCGTCGAGGGGGCCGATCTGGTGGTCTCGGACACTTGGGTGTCGATGCATGACGCGCAAAGCGCCCGCGAGCGGCGTCACAATATGCTGCGGCCCTATCAGGTGAACGAAAAGCTGATGGAGGCCGCGGGCAAGGACGCGCTCTTCATGCATTGCCTGCCCGCGCACCGCGGCGAGGAAGTGACCTCGGAGGTCATGGACGGTCCGCAGTCGGTGATCTGGGACGAGGCCGAGAACCGTCTGCATGCGCAAAAGGCGATTATGCGCTGGTGCCTCGGCGGCTGA
- a CDS encoding VIT1/CCC1 transporter family protein: MTSQPDISTDLPQPEGHGRLRDIVYGAIDGSVTTFAIVAGVAGAELSPFIILALGFANVLADGFSMAAGNYSGTKAELDDLHRLRQAECARIDTAPETARRDLRAQLARQGLSGEVLEAATAQIAANPEHWCTQLLAGDHGLSSVDPQPMRAALATFAAFLAAGLVPLLPFVLGLGNALEVATVLTLACFFAIGAYKSRWSLSPWWRSGLETLAIGGVAAGIAFVVGRLFAL, from the coding sequence ATGACCAGCCAGCCCGACATCTCCACCGACCTGCCGCAGCCCGAGGGCCACGGACGGCTGCGCGACATCGTTTACGGTGCCATCGACGGATCGGTGACCACTTTCGCCATCGTCGCCGGGGTGGCCGGAGCCGAGCTGTCGCCCTTCATCATCCTCGCGCTTGGCTTTGCCAATGTGCTGGCGGACGGGTTCTCGATGGCGGCGGGCAATTATTCGGGCACCAAGGCGGAACTCGACGATCTGCACCGGCTGCGGCAGGCGGAATGCGCGCGGATCGACACGGCTCCCGAGACCGCCCGCCGCGACCTGCGCGCGCAATTGGCCCGGCAGGGTCTCTCCGGTGAGGTGCTGGAGGCGGCGACAGCGCAGATCGCCGCCAACCCCGAGCATTGGTGCACGCAGCTTCTGGCCGGGGATCATGGGCTGTCGTCGGTGGACCCGCAGCCGATGCGCGCCGCGCTGGCCACTTTCGCCGCGTTCCTCGCCGCCGGGCTGGTGCCGCTTCTGCCCTTCGTTCTGGGGCTGGGCAACGCTCTGGAGGTGGCGACCGTGCTGACGCTCGCCTGCTTCTTCGCGATCGGCGCCTACAAGAGCCGCTGGTCGCTCAGCCCGTGGTGGCGCTCGGGCCTCGAGACGCTGGCCATCGGCGGCGTGGCGGCGGGCATCGCCTTTGTCGTCGGACGGCTCTTCGCACTTTGA
- a CDS encoding acyloxyacyl hydrolase codes for MANGTFAVLMLIAGLSDMGVNYCGTSSGCVGSSETSPRLAFSAGSVVERHAEAKPEVYLRYDFGRKFGPFGQAIGVSLAEDGESWIGYGATWNTALGNTPFYAELHAMPGLYADNGGFELGGPIEFRSGIELGYENRMGWRFGLSYDHRSNADIYDNNPGIETVQFRVSIPTR; via the coding sequence ATGGCAAACGGAACCTTTGCAGTGCTCATGCTGATCGCGGGTCTCAGCGACATGGGCGTCAACTATTGCGGCACGTCGAGCGGCTGCGTCGGCAGCAGCGAAACCTCGCCGCGGCTCGCCTTCTCGGCAGGCTCGGTGGTCGAGCGCCACGCCGAGGCGAAGCCCGAGGTCTATCTGCGCTACGATTTCGGTCGCAAGTTTGGCCCCTTCGGTCAGGCCATCGGCGTGTCGCTGGCCGAGGATGGCGAAAGCTGGATCGGCTATGGTGCGACGTGGAACACCGCGCTTGGCAACACGCCCTTCTATGCCGAACTGCACGCCATGCCGGGGCTTTATGCCGACAATGGCGGCTTCGAGCTTGGCGGTCCGATCGAGTTCCGCTCGGGGATCGAACTGGGCTACGAGAACCGCATGGGCTGGCGCTTTGGCCTCAGCTATGATCACCGCTCGAACGCCGACATCTACGACAACAACCCCGGCATCGAGACGGTCCAGTTCCGGGTCAGCATCCCGACCCGTTGA
- a CDS encoding YcjF family protein: MSDLPPNTPPRQGPILIDLDEDQGPAASPSEAPPVPEPDLPGPQGQAMTTAAALAARRPSKLARWFWALAGTLLTTLISIAAWRFVTDLIASVPLLGLAVTVLLALFVLVALAIVVKELAAISRLAKVDALHRAADAALAAEDLKAARKLVGDLSSLYAGREDTRWGRQRLKERGEEVFDASGLIGLAETELLEPLDRAARREVEAAARQVATVTALVPLALADVIAALSSNIRMIRRIAEIYGGRSGTLGSWRLTRAVMSHLVATGAVAVGDDMLEPVLGGGLLGKLSRRFGEGMVNGALTARVGVAAIEVCRPLPFIRRKRPPVRDIIRTALAGLVMKDSSKG, from the coding sequence ATGAGCGACCTGCCCCCGAACACGCCGCCGCGTCAGGGACCGATCCTGATTGATCTCGACGAGGATCAGGGACCGGCGGCAAGCCCGTCCGAAGCACCGCCGGTGCCCGAGCCCGACCTTCCCGGCCCGCAGGGGCAGGCGATGACCACCGCCGCGGCGCTCGCCGCCCGCCGCCCGTCGAAGCTGGCGCGCTGGTTCTGGGCTCTGGCGGGCACGCTGCTGACCACGCTGATCTCGATTGCGGCGTGGCGCTTCGTGACCGATCTCATTGCCTCGGTGCCGCTGCTGGGGCTGGCGGTGACGGTGCTCCTTGCGCTCTTCGTGCTGGTCGCGCTGGCCATCGTGGTCAAGGAACTGGCGGCGATCTCGCGGCTGGCCAAGGTGGACGCGCTGCACCGCGCCGCCGATGCCGCGCTGGCTGCCGAGGACCTCAAGGCCGCGCGCAAGCTGGTGGGCGATCTGTCGTCGCTCTACGCGGGTCGCGAGGACACGCGCTGGGGACGGCAGCGGCTGAAGGAGCGCGGCGAGGAAGTCTTTGACGCCTCGGGGTTGATCGGGCTGGCCGAGACCGAACTTCTGGAACCGCTCGACCGCGCCGCCCGGCGCGAGGTCGAGGCGGCGGCGCGGCAAGTCGCCACTGTGACTGCGCTGGTGCCGCTGGCGCTGGCCGATGTGATCGCCGCGCTTTCGTCCAACATCCGCATGATCCGCCGCATCGCCGAGATCTACGGCGGGCGCTCGGGCACGCTGGGCAGCTGGCGGCTGACGCGGGCGGTCATGTCGCATCTGGTGGCCACTGGCGCGGTGGCGGTCGGGGACGACATGCTCGAGCCCGTGCTCGGTGGCGGCCTTTTGGGCAAGCTCTCGCGCCGCTTCGGCGAGGGGATGGTCAACGGCGCGCTGACCGCACGGGTCGGCGTCGCGGCGATCGAGGTCTGCCGCCCCCTGCCCTTCATCCGCCGCAAGCGCCCGCCGGTGCGCGACATCATCCGCACCGCGCTGGCCGGGCTGGTGATGAAGGACAGCAGCAAGGGCTGA